One window of the Shewanella litorisediminis genome contains the following:
- a CDS encoding pentapeptide repeat-containing protein — protein sequence MDFSDGEQYFDASFKQLGLTQGRYRDIEFEDCLFSDCDFSDASFQNCRFNQCRFERCNLSLAVFSGSRLFGVTFVESKLIGVDWTRADWPGFHVDFELAFQQCILNDSSFYGLTMHQLAMTECRVQEVDFRHGDFSGASLTQCNFSGSLFVQTNLNRADFSGSEGFNINVLENSLKGARFSRFDALSLLESLGIELVDEF from the coding sequence ATGGATTTCAGCGATGGCGAGCAGTATTTCGATGCAAGCTTCAAACAACTGGGTTTGACACAGGGCCGTTATAGGGATATCGAGTTTGAAGATTGCCTGTTTTCAGACTGCGATTTTTCCGATGCCAGTTTTCAAAACTGCCGCTTCAATCAATGCCGCTTTGAGCGCTGTAATCTCAGTCTGGCGGTGTTTTCAGGCAGTCGCTTGTTTGGGGTGACTTTTGTTGAAAGCAAATTGATCGGGGTGGACTGGACCCGTGCCGATTGGCCCGGCTTTCATGTGGATTTTGAACTGGCGTTTCAGCAATGCATTCTCAACGACTCGTCTTTCTACGGCCTGACAATGCATCAGCTGGCCATGACCGAATGCCGGGTGCAGGAGGTGGATTTTCGCCATGGTGATTTCAGCGGTGCCAGCCTTACCCAATGCAACTTCTCCGGCAGTCTGTTTGTGCAAACCAATTTAAACCGCGCTGACTTTAGCGGTTCAGAAGGTTTTAACATCAATGTGTTGGAAAACAGCCTCAAAGGGGCACGATTTTCGCGATTCGATGCCCTGAGTCTGCTGGAGTCTCTGGGCATAGAGCTGGTAGATGAGTTTTGA
- a CDS encoding GGDEF domain-containing protein translates to MKLAIGVTLLIFSAMPYSQIKSVFHRLHLDSQHPVTRFIRVFIAGLMALLISQPVPAQERYTMAQIQAERFELDNAHAENKDSLTNQIDLRIKEASNDPVRHAALLIFKAENLRSYGMDAIEENLSRALSLISPMQHPELYIYAMTIRSYGMYTYQNLPEEATALLESLKLEPALKNAPYVHIVFLRHLLEIYYKRQLFEKIPHPLFQLSQVVKKGSVASQHQDYLYYLSEELAYHSGLIGDLNQAIDQYNQLINHYQQTDEPDHVAIIYCNIANMYFLPFQEKVRYAQASLSAHNNIACSDVMDKIVLLGEIQQGNFSNVNRLMQFNPMQQIPHLNESSAYYAGLSYLLLGNVSAAQEMADRITENNNWERHDLLQKIYQKQGNYQAAFEASQHYHQLKAEKDAEARSLMLSSFQTRLALAQEETLAAEQEKQAARIAAAEQKAKARLHITLIVISAGALVTLILSLYLLRSRQHRMRLQQLSDTDPLTGLLNRRAFLHQASQMQRLAERQQFPLSIALLDLDFFKAINDKHGHHVGDAVLRAFAQAAKTTLRQTDIIGRFGGEEFILLATEKDPAVFAGLLQRLQRTFIQACEQDPAIGLSVSFSAGIATVGVQNAAGLPDIEDAIRQADEQLYRAKANGRQQVCAEMFCLHLTGSRAKFAAPGHPATNSAE, encoded by the coding sequence ATGAAACTTGCTATTGGAGTGACCTTGTTGATCTTCAGTGCTATGCCATATTCCCAAATTAAATCGGTTTTCCATCGCCTTCATCTGGATAGTCAACACCCGGTGACACGATTTATTCGGGTCTTCATTGCAGGCCTTATGGCACTGCTCATATCACAACCCGTGCCGGCGCAAGAGCGATACACCATGGCACAGATCCAGGCTGAAAGGTTTGAACTGGATAACGCCCATGCTGAAAACAAGGACAGTTTAACCAATCAAATAGATCTGCGCATAAAAGAGGCAAGTAATGACCCGGTGCGGCACGCTGCCTTATTGATATTTAAAGCTGAGAACCTGCGCTCTTATGGGATGGATGCTATAGAGGAAAATTTATCTAGAGCACTGAGTTTAATTAGCCCGATGCAACATCCTGAGCTCTATATCTATGCCATGACAATACGAAGTTATGGCATGTACACCTACCAAAATCTACCGGAGGAAGCAACCGCCTTACTGGAAAGTCTGAAGCTGGAACCAGCACTAAAAAACGCCCCTTATGTACATATAGTTTTTTTAAGGCATTTGCTTGAAATTTATTACAAGCGTCAGCTATTCGAAAAAATACCTCATCCATTATTCCAGTTGTCACAAGTAGTAAAGAAGGGAAGCGTAGCATCACAACATCAAGACTACCTATATTATTTAAGCGAAGAGCTCGCCTATCACAGCGGTCTAATTGGTGATTTAAATCAAGCTATTGACCAGTACAATCAATTAATTAATCACTACCAGCAAACCGACGAACCAGATCATGTAGCAATTATTTACTGCAACATTGCCAATATGTATTTTCTTCCGTTTCAGGAAAAAGTGCGTTATGCCCAGGCTTCACTTTCTGCACACAATAATATCGCCTGTTCTGATGTGATGGATAAAATTGTGCTGCTGGGAGAAATTCAGCAAGGCAACTTTTCCAATGTTAATCGATTGATGCAATTCAATCCCATGCAGCAAATACCGCACCTGAATGAGAGTTCAGCCTATTATGCCGGGCTATCGTATCTATTGCTGGGAAATGTTTCCGCAGCGCAAGAGATGGCCGACCGTATTACAGAAAACAATAACTGGGAGCGTCATGACTTATTGCAAAAAATTTATCAAAAGCAAGGTAATTATCAGGCCGCCTTTGAAGCGTCTCAGCATTATCATCAGTTAAAAGCTGAAAAAGACGCTGAGGCGCGGTCTTTAATGCTAAGCAGCTTCCAAACCCGCCTGGCACTGGCTCAGGAAGAAACACTCGCTGCAGAGCAGGAAAAACAAGCTGCGCGAATCGCGGCAGCAGAACAAAAAGCCAAGGCAAGGCTGCACATTACACTGATAGTGATTAGTGCAGGCGCACTGGTCACGCTGATCCTGTCACTGTATTTACTTCGCAGCCGCCAACACAGGATGAGATTGCAGCAACTGTCTGATACCGATCCCCTCACAGGTTTACTCAACCGGCGTGCATTTTTACATCAAGCCAGCCAAATGCAACGACTTGCCGAGCGCCAGCAGTTTCCGTTGTCGATTGCCCTGTTGGATCTGGATTTTTTTAAAGCCATCAATGATAAACATGGGCATCACGTCGGCGATGCGGTCTTACGGGCCTTTGCACAGGCGGCCAAAACAACACTCAGGCAAACAGATATTATCGGGCGGTTTGGGGGTGAGGAGTTTATTCTGTTGGCGACGGAGAAAGACCCTGCCGTATTTGCAGGCCTGCTACAGCGCCTGCAACGCACCTTCATACAAGCGTGTGAACAAGACCCTGCCATTGGATTGAGCGTTAGCTTTTCAGCCGGTATAGCCACTGTTGGGGTACAAAATGCAGCAGGCCTCCCAGACATTGAAGACGCCATTCGTCAGGCCGATGAGCAGCTGTACCGGGCAAAAGCCAACGGGCGCCAACAGGTGTGTGCAGAGATGTTTTGTCTGCATCTGACGGGATCCAGGGCCAAGTTTGCCGCACCAGGTCATCCTGCGACAAATAGTGCAGAGTGA
- a CDS encoding coproporphyrinogen III oxidase family protein has translation MTSSSTLAIPAAHQAQVDITLPAWLLSTAERVMNFYVDRNLRLDTLSVDTMPAPVSGKKYMLYAHVPFCHTLCSYCTFHRFTFKEDKARAYFVSLRKEMTMAKELGYDFESMYIGGGTTTVLEDELARTIEHARLLFPSIKEVSCESDPRHLASPEFRQLKGLVDRMSIGVQSFDDGILKMTDRFEKFGSGLQTFDRIQAAKELFPIINVDLIFGFRGQTEEVIQRDLDMARRLDPRQITTYPLMITHQTRKSVKGKLAAPQADLARQYSQILTSLRGQYNQLSSWAFGKANDEGFDEYVIDYDEYLGVGSGSFSFLGDTLYVNTFSLRKYQERIEAGKMSVEQQKRYDTKAIMQYRFLLGLFSGRLSRQYFRDTFGVNLDTALFKEMTAMKLIGALKNDPTNPEELLVTDNGNLMGLLMMKEFYSGMDNVRAQLRKPLKNCDM, from the coding sequence ATGACCAGCAGTTCAACCTTAGCCATTCCCGCCGCCCATCAGGCGCAAGTCGATATTACTCTGCCGGCATGGCTGCTGAGCACCGCTGAACGGGTGATGAACTTCTATGTTGATCGCAACCTGCGGCTCGATACCCTGTCGGTCGATACCATGCCCGCGCCTGTGTCGGGCAAAAAGTACATGCTGTACGCCCATGTGCCCTTTTGCCATACCCTCTGCTCTTACTGCACCTTCCACCGCTTTACCTTTAAAGAGGATAAGGCGCGCGCCTATTTCGTTTCCCTGCGTAAAGAAATGACCATGGCCAAGGAGCTCGGTTATGACTTCGAATCCATGTACATAGGTGGCGGCACTACCACTGTGCTGGAGGATGAGCTGGCACGCACTATCGAGCATGCCAGGCTGCTGTTCCCGTCCATCAAGGAAGTGTCCTGCGAGTCAGACCCACGCCACCTGGCGAGCCCGGAGTTCCGTCAGCTCAAGGGGCTGGTGGACCGCATGTCTATTGGGGTGCAGAGCTTCGATGATGGCATCCTCAAGATGACCGACCGTTTCGAGAAGTTTGGCTCGGGGCTGCAAACCTTCGACCGTATTCAGGCGGCCAAGGAGTTGTTCCCCATCATCAACGTGGACCTGATTTTTGGCTTCCGTGGCCAGACGGAGGAGGTGATCCAGCGGGATCTCGACATGGCCCGCCGCCTCGACCCACGGCAGATAACCACCTATCCGCTGATGATCACCCACCAGACCCGCAAGAGCGTGAAGGGCAAGCTGGCGGCGCCCCAGGCGGATCTGGCCCGTCAGTACAGCCAGATCCTCACCAGTCTGCGTGGCCAGTACAACCAGCTGTCGAGCTGGGCATTCGGCAAGGCCAACGACGAAGGCTTTGATGAGTATGTTATTGATTATGATGAATATCTTGGCGTTGGCTCTGGTTCGTTCAGCTTCCTCGGTGACACCCTGTATGTGAACACCTTCTCACTGCGCAAGTATCAGGAGCGCATCGAAGCGGGCAAGATGAGTGTTGAGCAGCAAAAGCGCTACGACACCAAGGCCATTATGCAGTACCGCTTTTTGCTGGGGCTCTTCTCTGGCCGCTTGTCGCGCCAGTATTTCCGCGACACCTTTGGGGTGAATCTCGATACCGCGTTGTTTAAGGAAATGACCGCCATGAAGCTGATTGGCGCGCTCAAAAACGACCCCACCAACCCCGAGGAACTCCTGGTTACCGACAACGGCAACCTGATGGGCCTGCTGATGATGAAGGAGTTCTATTCCGGCATGGACAATGTGCGGGCACAGCTGCGCAAGCCGCTGAAGAACTGTGATATGTAA